One Rhizoctonia solani chromosome 3, complete sequence genomic region harbors:
- a CDS encoding Retrotransposon-derived protein PEG10 codes for MEPEPSLAALLEAITALTATVGSLQDQIKSQGQQLNELKAICKETADLLGDKDQGTQAQPGPLAGPVTPPTHTGGEAHTPGTVRPGLKAPFRPSRGMGFDSEEEEEPRRAPKKEPRDTPKRSLSSFTPFDSGSSVKRPKMELPDPYKGDSRGRKATQWLDRMLLWVALHRDQFDEEEQMVVWILYHMTDKAADWALPIIGTIIKGEGNPPTTIPALTAKFKEAFADPDAKRAAARKIAALTQTTTTSEYVTEFRNLMAELDWNTEAYIAQFTRGLHWKVKELLSTKDNIPDDDLEAIFAASVKIDNTRRENEENRPKKLPAKSPATVATSTTTTTQRVRLSEDPNYVTPEERDRCCASGLCVKCGQKGHGIKQCPNGWKATPKETAKVAQDESEKE; via the coding sequence atggaaccggaaccgtcccttgccgctctcctcgaggctatcacagccctcacagccacagtcgggtccctccaggaccaaatcaaatcacaaggccaacagctcaatgagctcaaggccatatgtAAGGAGACCGCCGATCTACTCggcgacaaggaccaaggaacccaagcccagcctggcccattggctgggcctgtcactccccccactcacacagggggagaagcgcacactccaggaacggttaggcctggactcaaggcccccttccgcccatcaagaggaatgggctttgactcagaagaggaggaagaacccaggcgagctcccaaaaaagagcctcgcGACACGCCTAaacggagcctcagctccttCACCCCCTTCgattcagggtccagcgtaaagcgacccaagatggagctcccagacccatacaagggagactCCAGGGGAcggaaggcaacccagtggctagaccgTATGCTGCTGTGGGTCGCGCTTCATCGAGATCAATTCGATGAAgaggaacaaatggttgtgtggattctgtaccacatgacagacaaagccgccgactgggctcttcccattattgggactatcatcaagggcgagggaaatccccccaccaccatcccggccttaacggccaaattcaaggaagcctttgccgATCCAGACGCGAAGAGGGCGgctgccaggaagattgccgcatTAACTCAGACCAcgaccacgtctgagtacgtcactgaattccgcaacctcatggcggaacttgactggaatactgaggcgtacattgcccagttcacgcgcggccttcactggaaggtgaaagaactcttgtccaccaaggacaatattccCGACGACGACCTAGAAGCCATATTTGCTGCCtcggtcaaaattgacaatactCGTCGGGAAAACGAGGAAAACCGTCCTAAGAAGCTTCCTGCCAaatccccggccaccgtggccacttccaccactaccaccacccaacgggtccgcctctcagaggaccctaattatgtcacaccggaagaaagggatcgtTGttgcgcgtctggcctttgtgtcaagtgcggtcagaagggacatgggatcaaacaatgtcccaatggctggaaggccactcccaaggaaactgccaaggtggcccaggacgagtcggaaaaa